TACTCATAGGGAAACACACCTTTTCGTGTAAGTAATTCAAACTCCtcatcattacaaaaatatttatgtaaatgaaCAAAGTCAGATTTCTGCATAGTTGTAGTTAGTTTTTCTAAACTTGTATCTAAAAATTTGAAAGAATCTACAAAACGAAGCTGAAAATACTCATTCTCGATAGGGATAaatttagtaaaagaaatatagttttctttggttTTAGGTATAACTTTGACGTTTCCAGGTGCCTCCCCCAATTTTTTGATAAATAGATGGCAATCATAACCAGACAGATTgtgaaaaaaaataggtacgaaACAAGGACGTTTATATTGtaagttacatatattatgtgccGCTCCCCGATATCTTCCTGTAATGTGACAGTGATCTCGAACCCGATCAGAAAATagaaaatggttacaaatatgaCAACGTTTAGCGTTCAAAAAGTTTTGGTCGTCATTCTCATTACATATTATTGGGGTATTTTTgttcacaattttataaattttagcaACATCTTTGTAGATTGCCTCAATAAATTTATCGACGCAATCAGTACCGCGATAAGAGAAATAACGATTATGACTCGGATCTGCGTTACAAACAATATGATACCCAAAGGCAGCTGGTATATGATGATGCAAAGTTGTAGTGTTAGGGGTAAGACTATCACTAGTATCAGTATCAGAGTCACTAGTTTCAGTTGGTTGTAGTAACGATTCAAAATCTGCATATATAACGAATGGAACATTCTGTTTACGATCgaaatgtttaaatttaattactgtCCCCTTTTCTGGTAAAACGGTAACTATTCCAGTACACAAGTGATTTGCGAGTTCTTCCTGCGTGAGAAAAATAACAGACAGGTTTCGCAAAAGTATATCTTACTATTATGCTTTGTTACTTGTCTGCGCACAAGACGACTCAAGTCTTTAATTAGAACATAATGTGGTGGGTGACTACCATCGTCTATTAAAAGTAggtttatattttttctacatttCTGATTACTAGATACTTTAGACTTGTAAAGGGGGCccacaacaattttattatttttcaaaccaaaaatcgtcaaTGAAATCATAGGGTTATTTTTTTCGAATATTCTTATGTCATCAAATGTGACTGGAAAAGAAATTTGAGAAATATTCAAAACGTCTCGAAAATTAGGATAAGATGATACTCTTTCAGGGTGTTTTGTAGAAGGATGCAAAGCCGCTGTTACACACCATAAAAAACAGCATTGATCgttgttttgtatatttatacatgcttttttgttttttatgaacTTTGGCAGGTCAACATAGCTTGAACCTCGTAATGGTTGATACTTGTTAATGTTGATCTCTAAATGAGAGTTACTAACAAAAGCCCATCCACTATCACGGTCTTGAAATTCCTCAAATTTTTTCTTTAGACAGTTAACAACTTCGCAAAACAGTGACTCAAAATCATAACttaagtataaaattttatttttagttccaAATGATTTTATTGATTGACTATTATCTTTGAACATTAAAAACAATCCAAAGAGCTCGAAATTTACTTTTACGCACGTATGTTTCGTAAGTGAATTATCTAAAAgccgttttattttgtttcgaaTAGAGTTCATAAACGCATCGACAGACGCCAGACTTTGGTCGTTGGTTGCTGATATACGATAAGTGGCAATGCGCATCCGAAATGCAGACTCTACTACTTCAACACCATCATTAAGTAATTTGTTAGAACATACAGTTGTTTTATGTGCAGTGCTTCGAAGATGACctgtccatttatttttgtcTACAGATGAACTACACGGTACACAGAAAGGCATAATGAATTATGTTAATGCAAAAGATGTAGCTAAACTCACTAGGCTATTTTGAAACCGTAATTTGTCAAACACTAATTTAATACATCTATTTACTATTAGCATACGTTGTATTAATCAAAACAGTTGACTCGACTGACTTCTCATTAAGAATGCAATGAATTGTTAACACTATGCAAAGTATGGTAGTATaagtctataaatataaatcaaataaaGTCGCAGTATTAAATTATCGCATTCGAAAATATTCTTTAAATTTAACAGAAAGTAACCTTTTATCTTacaaaaattaatttctgtatttattcattaaaactttttcgcacataaaatattgaaaacctataatatttaagtatCTATTTTTGTACACAAACTATTTATATAAGCGTACGATAATATCGTACGCTATACgaatatattatattcttaaTGCAAAAACCATATTCGAGATTTAGTTATAGACGTAGGTATCTACCTTTGCTATTAACTATAACTTGATTTTGTCAacaactttgaataaaaaataacaaaattttgtttaaatagaATTCTCTTACTGTGGGAGATTTGAAAATATtcaactaattttttttataattattataataaacaggTTCACATTCtccaaaaatattaaaggcTTGACCTAAGAACGTTTGTATTTGATTCCACTCGGAGGAATTCTCTTGACATTGCAATTTAACCGACGCTAATGCTTTTTTATAACGTTCTTCAGGCTCAGATTTTTGGTAATCATTAATGTTATACACTTTTAAATCAATGAAAAAATTACCGTCTGTTATCGTAGTGCGTCGACTAGAACCTGTCGATACGCGGCTGGTAAACGATGATGTTGTCTTGACGGTTTTCGAACTGCCCTCGCTGGTGATCTTCTCTTCTTCTCTTATGATTTTGAAGATATCGGTTTCAGGCGATTTTTTGGAAgaactgaaaaaataaaacagaattacaaTATTTCAAGCAAATGCATTATGTTATAGTTGCACAATCAcaataaagtaatttaattttaaaaacaactaaaaataaGTAGTACCTAGAGCCAACATTCTTATTTTCACTGGTTGACGTTCGTGCTTTTTtggttgtttttttcttttgcgCGCAAGGTGTTGGTGAGGATGAATGTAGTACCCGTCGATTTTCTGTTTCAACTTCGGACCTTAAATaagaaaaacaatattaaatatatgtcaattaataataattatgttgacACAAAACTAAACCAAGTTCATAGTTATGACTGACAACGTTATAAATAGATGAGAATAAGATAACTGAGAAATAAATTAACGTGATAAACACACAGATATGCCTTACCAGGATTAAATCCTGTAACCTCAAGCTTAGAAAACAGAGTCACTAACGACTAGACTAGCAGGAACTGTTAAATATAACTCTaaggattattttaattaatataaaataaatgaattacctTGCGGCTGAGGATGATTTCCTTTTCTTGATATTCTTTGTAGCAATCTTCTTCGGTTCAGGTGAGGGCGTGCGCGTGTATACTGAACATTCGGAGTCAgaccttcaaaaaagaataaaaatataccaacAATACTTAAATCAAAGTTTTAAAGAGATTCGATATATAGGGttataaatacttactaacaTTTTAAATGAAGTTGAAAGTTGCAGATTCCTCACTTAACAAAAATAACGAGCAGCTTCACGTCGCAATACAGAATAGTAAAGAAATTGTTGCATAAAAACGCATTATTTTATAGTGAAATATTTGATGAGTTGATATTAAATCGAAACATAAATATATGACTAAAGAACCAAgttctgacattcaactttagatctaaatattataaatttaaataaatattatcgtttttataaattgaagcacataatttatattcaaagtaTATTACCACTTGTATTTCACAAAGCGCCGACAAAGTATCGAATTAACAAATAATACCGCAAGTCTTGCAACACGTGTAAATATGACCGCTACCACGAGTACTTACCGATTAAgttcaaaatgttttttattttttatttcagtatatatatatatatatatatatatatatatatatatatatatactgaaataaaaaataaaaaacattttgaacTTAATCATTTTGAATATGACAAATACCATCAACACTATCGTTTTTCGTTAGTTCGGGTGCTACCTACGTAAGTATTAAACATTtttgaaagaagaaagaaagtaagaaaataaagacattaattgcagccaaataaaatatacaatatgaggcttacatactaaacagtacaaaatcagTTACATTGGGTTTGGTTTGTGGTTGCAAAAGGACACCACTCGACATATGCTCTGACACTGATGGTggcacagcgctggtcttccgtggagccTTGGGTCGGGCGATAGTgcaatacaataattattatacaattaaagGCACAGAGTAATTAAGAAAGTCAGTGACACACTATACAAGGACAAGactacttataatatttttgaacatttatggaaaacaacttaaaaacaaACCTTCTTCAatgcatataatatgtattaacatattatatgcattaattatttacactaaattattataaaatcattaaagaacaacaaTGTTTCATACAATAAAACACAACTCACCTTTATAGAATGTTGGTTAAATAATATCATGGTATAGGACAATAAACACAGCGTCATCATTTTCAGTAAGTAACATGCAATTCTCATATCAGCGACATTgttgattgaaataaaatacctCGACACATTGTGATTAACACAACAGAAGCGTCATTTCGAATAATAGTTGTTGATATGCAgaaaaaaattattactattatatatatatataaatgtaattAACTTAAATTCAATACACTATTCTTTTCAATAGacttatttgtcaaaataatttgaatttgcGATAGTGAAAAGCAAAAAGGTTCGCGTCTTTCCtgtagatcatttcaaaaataagGGTTTAAATCCTATCTTTTATTTAATCAGTCTGTATTACCAttacttttcattcattaaGCTTATCAGTATTATGTTCATAAACTTAGATGCGTATATGACTTAGGTAGAAACAGTAACCAATCTcttattttattctttaatcGGATTATTACATATCAACATATCGGACTCGACTACCTGTTATCGCATGTTCCGTcacttgtttatttatatattatatccaaagtatgacaaagacaaagcaTAGCAGGTTCGACTATTTACGTTTCATAAACAATTTAGAGTATTAATACATACGTACTTTGTTAGTCTTACgatcatatgtatgtatgtaactatagacttaaataaaaattatgcttTATTTTCAGTGGATAACATTGTTTTTTGATTTAACCTTACTTTAAGTTTTGTTGGTTTTACATTATGAACTAAGTTTACATGAagataaaattacataaatgtattttgaacttGAATACGATCGGACTATGGTTGAAATCGGTACTAGTAAAGGCAAATTACGTTAAATCTCGTAACACCAACGTCACATTTAACAACCAATCACATTGTCAGGTCTACATCGCGCTATTGAAGTTTTTTGTATTCGTTTgtatatatacaatttacaatgaAAGGCATGTCGGAGTGACTGTGGCTATACCGACCGATAGTCTCAGGTACTCTTACCTCTTCGATGTTGCGAGGCATGGCCAACCTTGTGACATTGACTTGGTAACGCGGTGGCGTGTGCAACATACTTGGTTCTAATAACCCTACCTTGGGCAGGGTATGTATGCATGACACACTACAACGTGATGACGGTTAAACACATACGTGATGACGTATACAGCGATAAATTCCTGTCTCATGGTAGGTGCTGTATTACACGGGTGATCCATGTTGCTAGACGGTCGTAGTAACGTTGGAGATCCCATCCATACTCTAACATTACAGTCTCTGGCCAAGTCTGTGTTGTGAGAGTGTGAAAAACACCGTAATAAACCTAGCCCGGCAAACCTCTACCCGATGCAAATCTGGGCTATGATGGTGCGTTACGAGATCTGGTTCTCAAATAGAACAAGATCTGGTGGGTGCAATGCTAGCAGTACCCGTTGTGTTAAGccttttgcatttttttatcgtAACATAAAATCAACCCTCacttaacataatattttggaTTTAGCTGAATACAACGTTAACGGCTACGTATCGAGAAAATCCAAATGCATCTCGGTGTTCTACCCCAATGATACGACTACGTATAGGGAAACGGGTTCTACCCCACTGATACGAGCTATATATTGGGGGTTTCTGGACCACGACTGCGACAGCGAGCGAAGCGAAGCTGGAGCATTAGGAGTGGGGCAGAACTCCCAATATATAGCTActaacgttgtatttaaaataagttgggttagggttttcttgttacccttaagagtaacgaaaaggggggctcggggggcgaagccccccgcataaaagaaaaattaacgttgtatttaaaataagttgggttagcgttttcttgtgacgtttcagagcaaacaaagggggctcgggggcgaagccccgcataaaagaaagatcaacgttgtatttaaaataagttgggttagcgttttcttgtgacctttaagagcaaacaaaggggggctcggggggcgaagccccccgcataaaataaagataaacgttgtatttaaaataagttgggttagggttttcttgttacccttaagagtaacaaaaaggggggctcggggggcgaagccccccgcataaaagaaaaattaacgttgtatttaaaataagttgggttagcgttttcttgtgacgttTCAGAGCAAAcgaagggggctcgggggcgaagcccccgcataaaagaaagatcaacgttgtatttaaaataagttgggttagggttttcttgttacccttaagagtaacgaaaagggggctcgggggcgaagcccccgcatgaaagaaagatcaacgtagtatttagaataagttgggttagcgttttcttgtgacctttaagagcaaacaaaggggggctcgggggcgaagcccccgcatgaaagaaagatcaacgtagtatttaagataagttgggttagcgttttcttgtgacctttaagagcaaacaaaggggggctcgggggcgaagcccccgcataaaagaaagatcaacgttgtatttaaaataagttgggttagggttttcttgttacccttaagggtaacgaaaagggggctcgggggcgaagcccccgcataaaagaaagattaacgtagtatttaaaataagttgggttagcgttttcttgtgacctttaagagcaaacaaagggggctcgggggcgaagcccccgcataaaagaaagattaacgttgtatttaaaataagttgggttagggttttcttgtgacccttaagggtaacgaaaagggggctcgggggcgaagcccccgcataaaagaaagattaacgtagtatttaaagtaagttgggttagcgttttcttgtgacctttaagagcaaacaaaggggggctcgggggcgaagccccgcataaaagaaagattaacgttgtatttaaaataagttgggttagggttttcttgtgacccttaagagtaacgaaaaggggggctcggggggcgaagccccccgcataaaagaaagatcaacgtagtatttaaaataagttgggttagggttttcttgtgacccttaagagtaacgaaaagggggatcggggggcgaggcccccacgcataaaagaaagatcaacgtagtatttaaaataagttgggttagcgttttcttgtgacctttaagagcaaacaaaggggggctcggggggcgaagccccccgcatgaaagaaagatcaacgtagtatgtaaGATAAGtggggttagcgttttcttgtgacctttaagagcaaacaaaggggggctcggggggcgaagccccccggataaaagaaagatcaacgttgtatttaaaataagttgggtgatggttttcctgtgacccttaacagcaaataaaggggggctcggcaaaaacgaaatacttaaattttgtttgaattagttgaaatgtgacaatattttctaatcgagtcaaacaaaatcccactagctgagagcttcaaaacgatgtatggcgaaagtatgtctctctaatgtcttcaaaaagtccgcgatggcacatgtctatattgtctatcttttacggataacttactaggtataaacatttttatgataataccgtaataagaaggtagccgctagttattattaagtagcaattagcaataagtatatacacgttaagccacaaatggcatgtaaaatccgcctacttgaaataaatttatgtataaatgttaaaagtatttcattattaatgactaaaaagtataaaataaattaatagtttaaaaaacactataaaacacgcttttataaatgcacgtaaaagccaaaaataaattatggatcgttcaagttgtctctatttgtgagctgaagtttaaaaactatgtgcttttaattataatatttgattgtaaaagcgtggggcgctggaacaggaaagactttcttgtaaacaaatactaatccgaacttcctggcgaatgaagttgcaggaacataacgtttacatatgccgcctaagggttaccaaagagaaccatttttttaaaatcctCATTTACCTGCTTCCGCAAGATGGCCGCTCGCGAATGTCAAAAGTTTTGTAATGGCTCCCAAATTGAGGCGACTTCGTTGAGGAAATTGGATAAGTTCTGCATTATGGCGTCGTTTAGAAGCTGGACCATTTGTTTAAGGTGACGattgaaaattttattttgtatgtagCCTAGTCCTATGTAGGATCATTGTGctagtttataaataaataaataaatattataggacattcttacacagattgactgaggcccacggtaagctcaaga
This Leguminivora glycinivorella isolate SPB_JAAS2020 chromosome 24, LegGlyc_1.1, whole genome shotgun sequence DNA region includes the following protein-coding sequences:
- the LOC125238994 gene encoding uncharacterized protein LOC125238994; amino-acid sequence: MPRNIEEVRVPETIGRLAVLFVNSILCRRFVKYKWSDSECSVYTRTPSPEPKKIATKNIKKRKSSSAARSEVETENRRVLHSSSPTPCAQKKKTTKKARTSTSENKNVGSSSSKKSPETDIFKIIREEEKITSEGSSKTVKTTSSFTSRVSTGSSRRTTITDGFQKMADSEDIPIPFSQYAQEFELPQEFDDSDLYKKIKKNIENPKAKKRNKVNIHNKVVKRTQGHPPSFVINNHEIKGNKLIKIQIINITEDVRDQNDEQNENVLLSAQYVAGDNFDEIIDSTEALINKISKKFVDTVLVIKVVF